The Campylobacter concisus sequence GCGGTGAGGATATTGTTTATAAAAATGAGCTAAACGCCTTGCGCAAAAAGCTGGGATGTGAAAATGTTTTTTACTATGAAGTCTCAAATGATGATATAAATAAATTTAAGCTTTTTTTTGAGATATGGTTTTCAAAAAAATATTACAAAGAGGTTAGAGAAATAATAAAAAAAAATGGTATTGAAATTGTTCATGTTCACAACTTTTTTCCGCTTCTTACGCCTGCTGTTTTTAAGGCAGCTAAAGATAGTAAAACAAAAGTGATCCATACTCTACATAATTATAGATTGTGGTGCATATCTGGGATCTTATATAGAGATGGTTTTGGTATTTGTGAAATTTGCATGCATAAAAAATTTTCTTTGTCTGGCATTTTAAATAGATGTTATAGAAAGTCGCTTTTGCAAAGTTTTGTGGCACAGCTAGCTTTTTGGTTTTATAAATTATCTGGGGTTTTTAAAAACATTGATTACTTTTTTGTTTTAACAAATTTTCAAAAAGATAAGATTAAAAGTCTTGGAGTAGACGGGGACAAGCTTATTTTAAAGCCAAATAGCTTACAAATGAGCTTTAATACGGAGACACAAAAATATGGCTATGTATATGTAGGGCGGATAGAAGAGTCAAAGGGAATTTTGAGGCTTTTAGAAATTTGGGATCGGCTGGACGAAAAGTATATTTTAACCATTGTTGGTGGCGGAGATATTGAAGCGCAGCTTAGACAAAAATATAAAAAGCCAAACATAATATTTAAAGGAAAGTGCTCAAGGGAAGAGACTATGACTATCGTCTCACATTCAAAGTATTTGTTGCAGCCATCACTTTTGTATGAGACTTTTGGTTTAACTATTATCGAAGCTATGAGTATAGGAGTGCCTGTTATAGGATATGATATAGGAACTCGTCAAGATTTTATAGAAGACGGCATAAATGGATTTTTAAGTAGGCCTGATGAGCTAAAAAGCGTGATAGAAAGATCATATGACTTTGAGAGCTACGATAGACTTTCAACGGCTGCAAAAGAGAGTGTAAAGCAATATGAAAATGAGTATGTTATTGAAAAGCAGATTGAAATTTATAAAAATATTCTGGAGAACAAAAATTGAAAATATCAATCATAACGGTAGTATGGAACAATGCAAAAACTATAAGAGATGCTATAAATTCTGTTTTAAATCAAAGCTATAAAGATGTAGAGTATATCGTTGTAGACGGAGCTAGTACTGACGGTACTATTGAGATAGTTCAAAGCTATGGCGATAAGATCAAATTTATCAGCGAAAAGGATAATGGTCTATACGATGCTATGAATAAAGGCATTAGGATGGCTACTGGGGATATTGTGGGTATATTAAATAGTGATGATTTTTATGCCAGTGATAAAATTTTACAAATAGTGGCTAATGAGTTTTTAAATAGTAATACCGATAGTGTATATGCAAATCTTGAATACGTATATGCAAATAATCCAAAAAAAGTTATAAGATATTGGAAGTCAAAAAAATATCAAGATAGCCTTTTTAGGTCCGGTTGGCATCCTGCACATCCTACCTTTTTTGTTAAAAGTGAAATTTATAAAAAATATGGAATGTTTGATCTTAGCTTTAAAATCGCCGCTGATTATGAGCTCATGTTAAGATTTTTTGAAAAATATAAGATCACAAGTAGCTATGTTGATGAGGTTTTTGTCAAAATGAGGATGGGTGGTGAAAGTAACAAAAGTATTAAAAATATTATAAAAGCAAATATTGAGTCATATAGAGCGTGGCAGGCCAATGGGCTTTATATAAATCCATTAATGTTTCTTCTAAAACCTTTTTCAAAGATAGTTCAGTTTATAAATAAATCATATGAGTAAAAGTATTTCTGCTCTAATGCTTGTCAAATATCGCTAGAATACCTTAAAACAAAAAGCTTATACATATTTCTTAAATTTTAAAAACTAAAATTTATTATTTTATCTTTAGTATTTCTATAAATTTTGTCAGTTTGGATTTATCTTTATCTTTATAATATAAATTTTTGTATTAAAAAGCTTTACGTAAGAGATAAAATTAGGCAAGATTAAAATACTTACCTGATTTACTGGAAAGCTTAAACTCTGCCCCACTAGCTAGTTTTGTATTATTCTTATCAGCCTTTTGTTTTAAAAATTCCTCTTCATCTTTTGTAGAGTTATACTTATCTTTGAAAAATTTTTTCTCAGTATTATAATTTTTTGCTCTAGTATCTTCTTTTCATAAATTTTTATATATTGGCTTCCAGTATTCAAGGTAATTTCCAAAGCTAGTGCTATGTCCTGCATCATAGTGGCAGCTTGCACGTTTTGGCTCTTTATCGCTATCAAGGAGTTTTTATGACGACATGTGAGTTGCAGATATTGACTAGGTAGTTTTCATCTTTACCGATAACTGCGAAGCAAGCGTTAGCTAATTCTAAATTTATCCATTGCATTTACTGCTTATAAATAAATTTAATTACTAAAGAATTAAGCTAAATAAAATAGAAAATAAAATATAATCCCAAATCTTTGGTCCCGTAGCTCAGTTGGTAGAGCACTACCTTGACATGGTAGTGGTCGATGGTTCGAGTCCATTCGGGGCCACCACTTCTAACAAAACATCCCAAACAAGAGATTTAAAAATTAATTATTAGTAAATTTTATAAAGATGCGGTAAAGACTTATTTTAAATAATCTTTCACATCATACTTTTTACCAGCATCGTGATCTTTTAAAAGCTTTGCCACAATAGGGCTTAAAATGATGATGGCAATTAAATTTGGTACGACCATCAAGCCATTAAACATATCTGCTAGGCTCCAGACAAAATCAACCTTTTGCAAGCTTCCCAAAAAGACAAAAACGACCACTAAAATTTGAAAAGCTCTGACCGCTTTTGCCCCAAGAAGATATCTTACGTTGATCTCAGCAAAATAGTACCATCCAAGAATCGTTGTAAATGCAAAGAAAAATAGGCAAACAGCTACGAAACTATATCCGCCAACCTTGCCAAAGATATGCGATGAGAAGGCCTCTTGTACCAAGGTTATGCCTGTAAAGACCGCCTTGCTGTTTTCAAAGCTAATAACATTTGCAGTGAGCACTACAAAAACGGTTATATTTAAAACGATAAAAGTATCTACAAATACACTCATTATGCCAAGTACTGCTTGATCGACTGGGTGTTTGACATTAGCTGCGGCGTGTGCGTGCGGAGTTGAGCCCATGCCAGCTTCATTGCTAAAAAGACCCCTTGCGATGCCGTATCTCATCGCAGCTGCTATGCTAGCTCCAGTCGCTCCACCCCACGCAGCTGAAGGATCAAACGCTGCTTTGTAGATAAGCAAAACTGCATCTGGGATTTCGTGAAAATTTAAAGCGATAATGATTAGTCCAACACCTACATAAAGTAAAGCCATCAAAGGCACGATCTTTTCAGCCACTCTTGCGATCGCCTTTACGCCACCTATAAAGATGACTGCGCAGATGATTGCTAAAAAAGCTCCAGTTATCCACTGAGGTATACCAAAGGCACCTTTAAAGCCGTCTGAGATCGAGTTTGCTTGCACCATGTTGCCGATAAAGCCAAGTGCGATAATGATAGCGATAGCAAAAAATCCAGCTAAAATTTTTGCCCATTTCCCCTTTAATCCACGACTTATATAAAATGCCGGGCCGCCTATCGTGTGCCCGCTATCGTCTTTTGTACGGTAAATTTGAGCTAGGCAAATTTCAGCAAAATTTGTAGCCATACCTAAAAATGCAGCGCACCACATCCAAAATATTGCTCCAGGACCGCCCATGATAAGAGCCGTTGTCGCACCTACTAGATTGCCAGTGCCAACTTGTGCGGCGATTGCGGTTGCAACTGCTTGAAACTGGCTCATGCCAGCCTTGCCAGCAGCTTCGCCGTGAAGTGAAAAATTTCCAAAAAGCTCTCTTAGGCCCATTTTAAACTTAAAAATTTGAACAAACCCAAGCCTAATAGTAAAAAATAGTCCAGTGCCGCAAAGTAGGGTAATAAGGAAGTATGGACCCCAAAGAAATGAATTTATACTTTCAACACAATTATTTAAAATTTCAGCAAAATTTGTAGGCATTTTCTTGACTTTCATTGGTGTAGTTTAGAGAGCGAGTATATTTAAAAAAATATAAAATTAGAATAAATAAGAAAAATTTTTTAGCTTGGCTTAAAATTTCATGCTAGTTTTCGGCTTACTCGCGGTGAACTTGCTTTTACTAGCAAGATTTTACGACCAATATTTTTACGCTCTAAGGCGTTTTTTGATTGATAATTTCTAAATTTATTTCACAATGAAGGTTTAGAATGGCTAAAATTATTTCTTGATTTTTGGATTTTAAAATTAGGTTTTTGCGTTTTTTAGAAGGCTTTTACGATAAATTTGCAATCTTTCTTGTACGGATATAACTTGGCAAAACGTATTTGGCTATTGGTTTTGTTGAAAATTTTATCAAAGGCGTTTAAAAGGCTTTGGCGTTAAATTTTGCTTCATTGTTATTTGCTGGATTTGCCATATTTTGTCCGCTATTTGACTTGCCGGTAGTCAATCTTTGCGTCAAATTTTTCTCGCAAATCGCCGCTCAAAGCTGTTTAAAAATTTCTGGAAAGCTGCTTGCTCTGCCATAAGCCGTCGTTAATCTATCCCAAGGCACGTATTCTATCTTTAAATTTGCGATGTACGCTAAATTTTGCTAGTTTATTTACATTTCTTTTAAAATTTGCTCCATAAATCCGACAGAGTAAAGCCTAATATTTAACCCTTGGATTTTATTTTCTCTAGCCACTCATTTAGCGTTTTTTCAAAGCCTATGCCCTTGCTTTTGTAAAAAACAAGCGGTTTTTCTAGGTATTTTTGCTCGACCCAGCCGCCAAAATCATGCGGATAAAGGTAGTCTTTGCTCTCTTTTGTGTGATTTTTTAGATATGGTGGAATTTTTAAAATTTCCTCGCTTTGCACGTATCTTAGGGCGGCATTTATCGCGTTGTAGCTGGAGTTTGACTTTGGCGAGCTAGCTAGATAGACGGCGCACTGAGCCAGTATGATCCTAGCCTCTGGAAAGCCTATCTCTTTTACCGCACTTAGTGTGCTTGCGGCTAAATTTAGCGCATTTGGGTTTGCGTTGCCGATGTCTTCGCTGGCAAATATCGCCATCCTTCTAGCGATAAAGTCCGCACTCTCGCCAGAGTCTATCAGCCTTGCTAAGTAGTATATAACGGCGTTTTCGTCGCTTCCACGCAGGCTTTTTATAAAAGCGCTTGCTAGCTCATAGTGCGTGTCATCCTCTTTTGCCCCCTCTTTTAGGGCGTTTTGGCGAAGTGTTTTTAAATTTTCTAGACTCACATTTTCATCAAGCGTGATGGCAAATTCTAGTAAATTTAGCATAGCTCTTGCGTCGCCACCGCTACTTTTAAATAGATATTCTTTGGCTTCCTCGTCTATGCTAAATGAAATTTGCTCTCTTATCTTGCCAAGAAGCTCCTCAAAATCGCCACTGCTAAGCGGCCTAAACTCAAAGAGCATAGAGCGACTTCTGATGCCTGAGCTTAGCGTGAAAAAGGGATTTTCCGTGCTAGCACCGATGACTAAGGCTTTGTAGTTTTCCATGGGGATGAGCAGCGCTTCTTGCTGGGTTTTGCTTAGGCGGTGGACCTCGTCTATGAAAAAGAGTGGCTTGTTTAGGGCGTTTTCGTAGTTTTTTAAAATTTTGCGGAAGTCATCTATCTTTAAATTTCCGCCATCAAACTCGTAAAAGTCGTAGTTTGCGCCGCTTGCCACAGCCCTTGCAAAGCTCGTCTTGCCACAGCCTGCTGGACCATAAAAGATGGAGTGCGGGATTTTGTTAGCGGCTATAAATTTTAAAAATGCCGCTTTAACCGCCTTTTGTCCACAAATTTCATCTAAGCTTTTTGGTCTAAACATCAGTGCAAGTGAGCTCAAATTTACTCCTTTAATTTGCTGGTTTTGGCAAAATTTTAGCTTTTGCACTAAGACTTTCTATCTTAAACTCATAAATTTTAGTGATCTTTAGCCCATACTGAGCCGCTGTTTCAAAGGTGTTCATCGCATAGGCTGTGTATTTTAGGCTGAGAATTTTTAAAATTTCATATTTTTTAGCTTCGTTTGTGATCTCGTAAACTCTAGTTTTTGCGATGGCACTTTTGTACTCTGTCGTAAAAACCTTGCCTCCAAGTGCTTTGCCATCGTCTTTTATCGCCTCTAGCTCGCTATCATTTAGATGCGGGACCTTATTAAAGCTTACGCAGACAAACTCTACTTTTCGTCCATCTTGAAGTAGCTTTGCTTTACAGCCAGCGGTAGCTCCGTGTATAAAAATGCTTTCGCCAACTCTAACAGGCGAGATCGGTACGCTAAAAATTTCTCCCTCATCATCCACGCATGAAATTACCGCATATTCACATTCATCTATGATTTTTAAGCCATCTTCGCGGCTTAGCTCTCTATCTTTTCGTCTCATTTTTTATCCTTTTTTTGAAAGAGCATTTTAAAATTTAAGTGCTTAAAGGCTAGTATAACGCAAAAATTTCAAGGAAAAACATGAAAAAAATAGCTATTTTTGCCATTTTACTTGGCGTAAATTTAGTCTATGCAAACGATGTTTGCAATGAATATATCAAGCAAAGTAGGCTCTATCTTGACGAGCTCTATGCCAAAGAGAGCAAGCGACTCGCAAACGATGAAAAGGCGTTAAGGCTTTTTGAGCTTAAATTTGATGAGTTTAAACAAAGGCAAAGCGGCCAAGAAGCCATAATTTTGCAAAACAAAGATGAGAAATTTTGCAAAAGAAAGCTTGAAGAGACAAACAAACTTTTAAATGATCTAAAAAAATAGATCAAATTTTTACGTTTAGATCCCAGTCTATTGGCGTTTTACTGTGATTTGCTAGGTAGATATTTGCCTTTGAGAAATGACGGCAGCCAAAAAATGCGCCACGAGCCAGTGGGCTTGGATGTGCTGCCTCTAAGATGAGGTGCTTGCTGGTGTCAATGAGCGGTGCTTTGGCTCTAGCTGGGTTGCCCCAAAGCATAAAAACTACGTTTTGTAAATTTTCGCTTATCCTTTTTATTACAGCATCAGTAAAGCCCTGCCAGCCAAAGCTTGCGTGGGAATTTGCCGCTCCAGCACTAACGCTTAAAGTTGAGTTTAGTAGCAGCACGCCTTGCTTTGCCCACTTTGTAAGATCGCCGCTATTTGGCTCTTTTATGCCAAGATCAGCGTAAATTTCTTTATATATATTCACAAGACTTGGCGGGACTTTTACGCCACTAGGCACTGAAAAGCTTAGTCCCATGGCTTGATTTGCGCCATGGTATGGATCTTGGCCTAGGATGACGACTTTGACATCGTGAAATGGCGTTAGGTTAAATGCATTAAATATAAGCGCACTTGGCGGATAGACGGTGCCAGTGCTCTTTGCTTTTAAGAAATTTTCTTTGATACGCGCGAAATTTTCACTCAAAAACTCATCTTTTAGCACCTCTTTCCAACTTGGCTCGATCTTTATGTCGTCTAAATTTATCTGCATTTTCCTGCCTTTTATAAGTTTTAGCTGTATAATTTTAACTAAAATTTATCCAAAGGAAAGAGCTGTGTCTGAGCAAATTTTTAATAAGATTCACGATCTTCTTAGCAATAATGAAGCCAAATTTAAAGTCCTAAATCATGAGAGTGCCACCACTTCAGAAGAGGTGGCAAAACTTAGGGGAACAAAGATGAGCCAAGGCGCAAAGGCTCTAGTTTGCTCTATAAAAGGGGTGGATGAGGAGAGGTTTAGGCAAATTTTTAAAGATGAAAATGTGCTAAATGATTATTTGCTAAGCGATGAAAAGCCAGCGATGAAGGCTGGTAAAATTTATATCTTGGCTATTTTGCCGGCTAATATGCAGGCAAATCTTGATAGCTTGACACAAAAATTTGACGGCAAAAGAGCAAGCCTAGCTAGTCCAGATGAAGTTTTGGCATTAACAGATTGTGTTTTTGGTTCAGTGCCACCATTTAGCTTTCATAAAAATTTACACATTGTAGTTGATGAAAGGTTGCTACAAAGAAACGATGAGATCGCGTTTAATGCGGGGCTACTTGATAGATCAATTATTTTAAATACAAAAGATTATACAAAGATAGTACGGCCAACGCTAATAAATTTTGCAGAATAAAAAAGTGCTAGGCTAACCACTTCCTAGCACTAAATATTGTCGGGAGAAAAATGAATTTAAATAATGCAAAGACGAGAAATTGCTAAATTCATTTCAAGAACAAATATTATCAGGCATAATCTTAAAGTATAATAAATTATATAAATAAAAAGCTTTAAATTTAGGGATTTACACATTTAAATATAAATATATATATTTTATAAATAAATTTATAGATCAAAGCTTGTGGATTTAAAAAGAATTTATAAAAATTTGCTTAGTAAATATTAAGTTTAGCTTAAAGCCCATTTAGATAAAATCCTTAATCGTTCTTTTATCGTAAAAAAGACAATTTGATATAAGGAAAAACAATGAGCGATATCATCGCATACAAACTAAATGGCGAAATAGTCGATACACAAAGTATCGCAGGGCGTGAAAGTGGTGCTGAGCCTATCTATTTTGACAACTCAAAAGAAGCACTACACGTTATCAGACACTCCTGTGCACACCTCATGGCACAAGCTATCAAATCACTCTATCCAAAGGCGAAATTCTTTGTCGGACCAAACGTAGAAGATGGATTTTATTATGATTTTAGAGTTGATGATGAGGGCACGAAGCTAGGCGAGAGCGATCTAGCAGCGATCGAAGATAAGATGAAAGAGCTTGCTGAGAAGAAATTTGACATCGTTAAAACCTGCTCAACCAAAGCTAATATTAGTGAGAAATTTAAAAACGACGATCTAAAACAAGAGGTCTTAAAAAGAATTCCAGATGGCGAAGTGAGCAGCTACGCACAAGGCGATTTTGAAGACCTTTGCCGCGGACCACACGTACCAAATACTAAATTTTTAAGATTTTTCAAGCTTACACGCGTGGCTGGCGCATATCTTGGCGGCGATGAGAGCCGTGAGATGCTAACTAGAATTTATGGCACAGCATATGCAGATAAAGAGAGCCTAAAAGAGCACATCCACATCATCGAAGAGGCCAAAAAACGTGACCATAGAAAGCTTGGTACCGAGATGAAGCTATTTACTTTTGATGAAGAAGTAGGTGGTGGCTTGCCGATCTGGCTACCAAATGGCGGACGCTTGCGCTCGAAGTTAGAGCAAATTTTATACAAAGCTCACCGCGACCGTGGCTACGAGCCAGTGCGTGGGCCAGAGCTTTTAAAGGCTGATGTGTGGAGAAGAAGCGGTCACTACGCAAACTATAAAGAAAATATGTACTTTACGACGATCGACGAGACAGAGTATGGCATCAAGCCGATGAACTGCGTTGGTCACATCAAAGTCTATCAAAGTGATATCAGGTCTTACCGCGATCTACCGCTTAAATTTTTCGAATACGGCGTCGTACATCGCCATGAAAAAAGTGGCGTTTTACATGGACTTTTTAGAGTTCGCGAATTTGCACAAGATGACTCACATATCTTTTGTATGCCAAGTCAAATCAAAGAAAATATCCTAGAAATTTTGAAATTTGCTGGCAAAATAATGGAAAATTTTGGTTTCCACTACGAGATGGAAATTTCAACCAAGCCTGCAAAAGCGATCGGCGGAGATGAAATTTGGGAAACTGCGACCAAAGCGCTAAAAGAAGCGCTTGACGAAAACGGCTTTA is a genomic window containing:
- a CDS encoding glycosyltransferase family 4 protein; protein product: MKILIIHNKYQSKNIGGEDIVYKNELNALRKKLGCENVFYYEVSNDDINKFKLFFEIWFSKKYYKEVREIIKKNGIEIVHVHNFFPLLTPAVFKAAKDSKTKVIHTLHNYRLWCISGILYRDGFGICEICMHKKFSLSGILNRCYRKSLLQSFVAQLAFWFYKLSGVFKNIDYFFVLTNFQKDKIKSLGVDGDKLILKPNSLQMSFNTETQKYGYVYVGRIEESKGILRLLEIWDRLDEKYILTIVGGGDIEAQLRQKYKKPNIIFKGKCSREETMTIVSHSKYLLQPSLLYETFGLTIIEAMSIGVPVIGYDIGTRQDFIEDGINGFLSRPDELKSVIERSYDFESYDRLSTAAKESVKQYENEYVIEKQIEIYKNILENKN
- a CDS encoding alanine/glycine:cation symporter family protein; amino-acid sequence: MPTNFAEILNNCVESINSFLWGPYFLITLLCGTGLFFTIRLGFVQIFKFKMGLRELFGNFSLHGEAAGKAGMSQFQAVATAIAAQVGTGNLVGATTALIMGGPGAIFWMWCAAFLGMATNFAEICLAQIYRTKDDSGHTIGGPAFYISRGLKGKWAKILAGFFAIAIIIALGFIGNMVQANSISDGFKGAFGIPQWITGAFLAIICAVIFIGGVKAIARVAEKIVPLMALLYVGVGLIIIALNFHEIPDAVLLIYKAAFDPSAAWGGATGASIAAAMRYGIARGLFSNEAGMGSTPHAHAAANVKHPVDQAVLGIMSVFVDTFIVLNITVFVVLTANVISFENSKAVFTGITLVQEAFSSHIFGKVGGYSFVAVCLFFFAFTTILGWYYFAEINVRYLLGAKAVRAFQILVVVFVFLGSLQKVDFVWSLADMFNGLMVVPNLIAIIILSPIVAKLLKDHDAGKKYDVKDYLK
- the thrS gene encoding threonine--tRNA ligase; translated protein: MSDIIAYKLNGEIVDTQSIAGRESGAEPIYFDNSKEALHVIRHSCAHLMAQAIKSLYPKAKFFVGPNVEDGFYYDFRVDDEGTKLGESDLAAIEDKMKELAEKKFDIVKTCSTKANISEKFKNDDLKQEVLKRIPDGEVSSYAQGDFEDLCRGPHVPNTKFLRFFKLTRVAGAYLGGDESREMLTRIYGTAYADKESLKEHIHIIEEAKKRDHRKLGTEMKLFTFDEEVGGGLPIWLPNGGRLRSKLEQILYKAHRDRGYEPVRGPELLKADVWRRSGHYANYKENMYFTTIDETEYGIKPMNCVGHIKVYQSDIRSYRDLPLKFFEYGVVHRHEKSGVLHGLFRVREFAQDDSHIFCMPSQIKENILEILKFAGKIMENFGFHYEMEISTKPAKAIGGDEIWETATKALKEALDENGFKYGIDEGGGAFYGPKIDIKITDALKRKWQCGTIQVDFNLPERFDLGYIDANNERQRPVMLHRALLGSFERFIGILLEHTAGELPFFIAPTQVVIVPISDAHLDYAKEISRELRKINVDSEIASKNESLNKRIRTAEKQRVPMIVVLGDNEVANKSVALRDRQARTQSDMSLAEFINLTKEKLSEVHF
- a CDS encoding glycosyltransferase family 2 protein, which encodes MKISIITVVWNNAKTIRDAINSVLNQSYKDVEYIVVDGASTDGTIEIVQSYGDKIKFISEKDNGLYDAMNKGIRMATGDIVGILNSDDFYASDKILQIVANEFLNSNTDSVYANLEYVYANNPKKVIRYWKSKKYQDSLFRSGWHPAHPTFFVKSEIYKKYGMFDLSFKIAADYELMLRFFEKYKITSSYVDEVFVKMRMGGESNKSIKNIIKANIESYRAWQANGLYINPLMFLLKPFSKIVQFINKSYE
- a CDS encoding pyridoxamine 5'-phosphate oxidase family protein; its protein translation is MRRKDRELSREDGLKIIDECEYAVISCVDDEGEIFSVPISPVRVGESIFIHGATAGCKAKLLQDGRKVEFVCVSFNKVPHLNDSELEAIKDDGKALGGKVFTTEYKSAIAKTRVYEITNEAKKYEILKILSLKYTAYAMNTFETAAQYGLKITKIYEFKIESLSAKAKILPKPAN
- a CDS encoding YbaK/EbsC family protein — translated: MSEQIFNKIHDLLSNNEAKFKVLNHESATTSEEVAKLRGTKMSQGAKALVCSIKGVDEERFRQIFKDENVLNDYLLSDEKPAMKAGKIYILAILPANMQANLDSLTQKFDGKRASLASPDEVLALTDCVFGSVPPFSFHKNLHIVVDERLLQRNDEIAFNAGLLDRSIILNTKDYTKIVRPTLINFAE
- a CDS encoding replication-associated recombination protein A yields the protein MFRPKSLDEICGQKAVKAAFLKFIAANKIPHSIFYGPAGCGKTSFARAVASGANYDFYEFDGGNLKIDDFRKILKNYENALNKPLFFIDEVHRLSKTQQEALLIPMENYKALVIGASTENPFFTLSSGIRSRSMLFEFRPLSSGDFEELLGKIREQISFSIDEEAKEYLFKSSGGDARAMLNLLEFAITLDENVSLENLKTLRQNALKEGAKEDDTHYELASAFIKSLRGSDENAVIYYLARLIDSGESADFIARRMAIFASEDIGNANPNALNLAASTLSAVKEIGFPEARIILAQCAVYLASSPKSNSSYNAINAALRYVQSEEILKIPPYLKNHTKESKDYLYPHDFGGWVEQKYLEKPLVFYKSKGIGFEKTLNEWLEKIKSKG
- the ung gene encoding uracil-DNA glycosylase yields the protein MQINLDDIKIEPSWKEVLKDEFLSENFARIKENFLKAKSTGTVYPPSALIFNAFNLTPFHDVKVVILGQDPYHGANQAMGLSFSVPSGVKVPPSLVNIYKEIYADLGIKEPNSGDLTKWAKQGVLLLNSTLSVSAGAANSHASFGWQGFTDAVIKRISENLQNVVFMLWGNPARAKAPLIDTSKHLILEAAHPSPLARGAFFGCRHFSKANIYLANHSKTPIDWDLNVKI